TGTAAGCCCCACCAGGTTCCCCGCCAGAATGTACAGGGCCACCTGCCAGGCGATGGTGGAAAGGGGCAGGAAGTGGCCCTTCAGCCGCACCGTAAGCCCCCCCAGGACCAAAGCCAGCAGAAACGCCGACCACAACCCCGCCAGAAGTCCCAGCCATGGAGAAAGCCCCAGCTTAAGGGTAAAAAGGGCTGTGGCATAGGCCCCCATCCCCATGAAGGCCGCCTGGGCGAAGCTGGTCATCCCCGCCAAGCCCGTGAGCACGTAAAGGGAAAGGGCCACCATGGCCGAGAGGGCGAAAAAGTTCAGCAGGGTGAGGTAGTAGGGAAAGGGCGAGAGTACCAAGGGCAAAAGGAGCAACAAAAACCAAAGGTAGCGCATCACTCCTCCACCGTCCTAGCCCTCAGGCTCTGGTAGAAAAGGGCGGGCACCAGGAGTAGGAAGACCAAGGCCTCCTTGTAGGCGCTGGCGTAGAAACTGGTAAAGCTTTCAAATAGTCCCACGAGAAGCGCCCCCAAGAAGGCCACCGGGTAACTGGCAAGCCCCCCCAGGATGGCCGCCACGAACCCTTTAAGCCCCAGCATGAAGCCCATGAAGTAGGCGGCGTTGATAAGGGGAGCCAGAAGGAGTCCGGAAAGGGCCGCCAACATGCTGGCGATGGCAAAAGCCACCATTCCCGCTTCCTCTGGGCGAATCCCCAGCAGCCTGGCCCCCAGGTGGTTCTCTGCTGCCGCCAAAAGGGCCTTACCGAAGAGGGAAAGGCGGAAAAAGAGGTAAAGGCCCGCCAGGCTCAAGGCGGCGAAGAGGAGGACCAGTACCCCTTGCCAGGAAAGGCCCACCATGACCTCCCCGGAAAGGAGGGGGGCGGGACGGAACTGCTCGGGGCCGAAGAAAACCAGGCCCAGGCCTTGGTAGGCCACGTGCAGGCCCACGGCCATGATGAGGAGGGAAAGCACCGTGGCCCCCCGCATGGGCTGGAAGAAGACCCTATAGGTGGCCACCCCCAGGTAGACCACCAGGAGCACCACCGCCCCATGGGCCAAAAAGGGCCTGCCCTGGGCTACCAGGAAAAGGAGGAAAAGCCCCACCCCTCCCAAAAGGGGCAGAAGGGCCCCCCGGCCCCGGGCCATGAGGGCCCAGGCCCCCCCCAGGGCCAGGGCCAGCCACAGGGTACCGGGAAGCTCCCCTTCCAAAAGCCACACCAGGGAAAGGGGAGCAAACATGAGGAGTTCCCCGATGGGCACCAGGATCACCCGGGTGACGGCGAAGACCAGGACCAGGGAAAGGGCCAAAAGGCCGTAGACCACCCCGTTTTGCAGACCGTCCAGAAGTAGGAAGCTGAGGATGGTGACGTCCATGGCTTAGCGGAAGGTGCGCTCCAGCTTCCAGCGGCCTCCCTCAATGCGGACCATCACCGCAGCGTCCTCAAAGCGCAGGCCCAGGTGGTCCTCCTTGCTGAAGGTGAAAACCCCGTGGTTGGCCACCAGGTTCCGGGTGGCTTCGATCTCGTCCCGCAGGGCCGCGCGGAAGGAAGCCAGGTCCTTGGCGGGATCCACCCGCTTCAAGGCCCGCTCCAGGGCAGGCTTTAGGATGAGCCAGGCATCCCAGGCGTGGGCCCCGAAGGTGGAGTAGCTGCCGATGCCGTACTTGGCCTCATAGCGCTGGATGTAGTCCAGGGCCACCCGCTTGCTGGGGAAGGTGCCGGGAAGTTGCTCCGCCACCAGGATGGGGCCAGCGGGCAGGAGGGTGCCCTCCACGTCCCTACCCCCCACCCGCAGGAAGTCGGGGTTGGCCACCCCGTGGGTCTGGTAGATGAGGCCTGCGTACCCCCGCTCCTTCAAGGTGCGCTGGGGCAAAACGGCGGGCGTGCCGCTGGCCCCGATAAGGACAGCATCGGGCCGACGAGCAACAAGGCGCAGCGCCTGGCCGGTCACCGAGGTGTCGGTGCGGGCGTAGCGCTCGCTGGCCACCACCTGGAGGCCCTTAGCCTTGGCCTCGGCCTCAAAGAAGCGGGCCCAGCCTTCCCCATAGGCATCGTTGAAGCCTATGTAGCCCACGGTCTTCACCCCTCGGGCCACCATGTCCGCCACGATGGCCCGGGCCATGAGCTCCTCCGTCTGGGGGGTTTTGAAGACCCAGAAGCGCTGGGCGTCCACGGGGTGGATGATGTCCTTGCTGGCTGCCAGGGAGATCATGGGCACCTTGGCCTCGGCCACCACCGGGATCATGCCCAAGGAGGCCGGGGTGGTGGTGGTCCCAATCACGGCCACCACGCCCTCCTCCACCAGCCGCCGGGTGTTGCGCACCGCCTGGGTGGTGTCGGAGGCATCGTCCAGGATGATGAACTGCACCTTGCGCCCGGCCACACCTCCCGTCCGGTCCAGCATCTCCTGGAGCATGAGGAAGGTGTTGCGCTCGGGGATTCCCAAGGAAGCTGCCGGGCCGGTGGCCGAAACCACCACCCCCACCTTCAGAACCTCCTGGGCCATGGCCGAAAGGGCCAACACCAACAGGGCTGCCAACCATCGTTTCATGCTTTTCCCTCCTTGTCCCTTTCCCACCGGGCAAGGCCCGGATTGGGTCTAACTAACGACCGTTTGCCTTTCAGTCTACCTAGGGACATCTGTCCCGTCAACTAGGTCACGTGCTCGGGGATGCCGGCCAACGGAGAGGGACGGGTGGGCAAGGGCCGGTCCTCGAGGTCCAGAAGCGCGCTGCCCTCCAGGAACCAGCTTCTTGGGGTCTTGTGCCCCCAAAGGGTCTGGCGCCTGGGGTCGTTCAGGCTCCAGCGCACAGGGGGCAGGTCGGGGTCCACGGTGAGGTAGTCGGAGGTGTAAAGCTCTATACGGTGCCCGTCCGGGTCCTTAAGGTAGAGGAACATGGCGTTGGATATCCCATGCCGCCCCGGACCCCTTTCGATCTGGTCCGTCCTCCGGGCCCCCGCCAGGATGTCGGCCGCCCTAAGGATGGCCATCGGGTCGGGAAGCCAGTAGGCGAAGTGGTGGAGCCTGGGGCCTTCCCCGTTGGTGAAGGCCACGTCGTGAACGTTCCCCTTGCGGTGAAGCCAGCTCGCCCAAAGCCTTCCCTCCTCGTCCTCGGTGTACTCGGTGAGGCGGAAGCCCATGGCCTCTTGGTAGTAGCGGGTAGCCCTTTCCACCTCGGGGGAAAAGAGGTTTAGGTGGTCTATGCGCAAAATCCCCGGCCCCCGGTAGAGGTGATACTCCTGCAGGATGCGGGGAAGCTTCTCCGCCCCATGGTAGAAGACCAAGGGGTAGCCAAAGGGGTCCTGGACCCGGAGCATCCTGGGCCTTCCCCAGTCGGTCTCCAAACGGTGGGGAAGCCCCTCCCTTTCCGCCCAGGCCAGGGCTTGGTCCACCCCCTCTTCGTCCACCTTAAAGCCCAGGCTGCGCACGGCGGGGAAGGCCCCTTGGGTGAGCTTCAGGCTCCACTCCCGCTCCTCGTAACCCCGCAGGTAGGCGCTTCTTTCCTCCCTATGCTCCAGGCGGAAACCCAAAAGCCCCTGGTAAAACTCCAGGCTCCTCTCCAGGTCCTTAACCCAAAGCTCAATGAACCCTACCCTCACGATGGCCATACCAACCTCCTGTAGCCACGGCCGAAGTACACCAAGGGAAGGCCCGGTTCCCCCAGCTCAATGGCCTCCACAAGGCCCACCACAAGCCGGTGGTCTCCCCCGGGGTAGACCGCCTCCAACCGGCAGCGCAAAACCGCCAGGGCCCCTTCCACCCTCCCCTCCACCAAGCCCACCCCCTCCTGGGGTCTGCCGGCAAAGTGCTGGGAAACCGCCCCCTGCCCCTCCCTCAGAAAGCTGACGGTGAAGGCCCGGGAGGCCTCCAGGATGGGCAGAAGCCTCGCCTTTTCGTGGATGCCCAAGGCCACCAGGGGAGGCTCGAGGCTAAGGGACATGAAGGCGGTGGCGGTCATGCCCCGTTCCTCCTCCCCTAAGCGGGCCGAGACCACCGTGACCCCAGCGGCAAAGCGGCTCAAGGCCTCCTTGAAGGCTTCCCTAAGGTCCTCCCCGCGCATGACCAAGCCCCTTTCCCTCACGCACCCACCTCGGCAAACACGGAAAGCGCGCCCTTAAGGTAGGTGCGGATCCTCTCCTTGTAGGGTTCCTTGTCGTAGACGTTGTAAAGCGTCTGGTACATGCGCACCGGATCGCCGAAAAAGAAGCGCTCGTAAAGCTCCTGCCGCGCCCCAAACCCCGAGAGGGTCATGTCCCACGCCAGGCGAAAGAGGGCCACCCGCTCTTTAGCCTCCAGGCTGGCCCCTTGCAAGTACTTCTCCAACAGAGGCGCTAGAGGCCCCTGGAAGTCTTTTTCCGAGGGCAGGGTGATGAGGCCGCTGGCCCCGATCTGCTCCAGGATCTCCCTAAGACGGGGGTAGAGCCTGGGGTAGAGGTTCCTTGCCCCATCCAGGGCCCCCCGGTCAGGCACCAAGAGGCCAAAGGCGTTCTCCTTAGCCTCCTCCTCCGCCCGGGTCCAGAAAGCCCGCATGGCCTCCAGGTAGACGATGATCTCCGCGATCTTCTCCTGCACGTGGCCGTAGGCATCGGCCCCGATCCCCTCGGCCATCAGGGCCGCCACCCCCAAGAAGGCCTCGGTCTTGGCGGTCTTCAAGGCCACCACCTGGTGGGCCATGTGGTTTAAGGCGCCTGTGGCGGCATAGGCGTTGTTGCATAGCTCCACGTTCCCCAAGATGAAGACCCGCTCCCAAGGCACCAGGACATCGTCAAAGATCACCAGGCAGTCCATCTCCTCGAGGCGGCTGCTAAGGGGGTAGTCAAAGGGGCTATCCCCCCCCACCAAGGCCTCGCGGCAGAGGAAGTGGAGGCCCGGGGTGGAGGTGGGCAGGGCGAAGGCGATGGCGTACTTCTCGCTGCCCGGCCCCTCCTTTAGAAGGGTGGAGGGGAAGATGAGGACCTCGTCCGCCAGGGGGAAGGTGGCGGTCATCCTGGCCCCCCGCACCACGATCCCCTTTTCCGTCTGGCGCACCACCCCCACGGGGATATAGGGGTCGGGCTGGGCGGAAGGGGGCTTGGCCCGGTTCACCTGGGGGTTGGTGAGGGCGTGGGTGGTGGCCAGGTCCTGGTCCCGCAGGTGGCGGTAGTAGTTCCGCACGTTTTCCGCAAACTCCCCAAAGTACTCGGCACTGGCCGCATAGGCCATGACCACAGCGTTGAGGTAGTCGGGGCTGCGGCCCATCATCCCCAGGTTCTGATCCGCCCAAAGCTTGTAGGCCTGGCCCCGGCGCTTGAGGTCCTCCTTGGTCTTGGGGATGAGGAAGCTCATCCCGTGCCGCCTGCCCTGCTCCTCGTAGGTGAGGGCCTCCCGGTACCGAGGGTCATGCTGGAGGTCATAAAGGGCCGCCATGGTGCGCACGATTCCCCGGAAAACCGGGTGGGTGGTGGGATCCTCCACCTTCTCCCCCTTGTACCAGAGGTTTGGGGGGCGCTCCTTTAAGGCCTCTAGGTATTCCGCTCCTGTCCTCGCCATCCTCTCACCTCTTTCCGAACTGGGGCACGTGGGGGGGCTTTAAGGGAAGCCCCACGGCCTTGAGGTCGGTGTAGAACTCCAGGGCGTACAACCCCCCTTCCCGCCGGTCCCCGCTCTCCTTAACCCCGCCAAAGGGGGTGGGAAGGTGGCGCACGTTGTGGCTATTCAGGTAAACGAGGCCCCCCTGAAGCTCCAGGGCCAGGCGGTGGGCCCTCTCCAGGTCCCGGGTAAAGACATAAGCCGCAAGGCCATACCTGCTATCGTTGGCCTTCCTAAGGGCCTCCTCCTCGTCCTTGAAGGGAATGGCCACTAAGACGGGGCCAAAGATCTCCTCCTGGGCGATTTTCATGTGATTTTCCCCCACGAAGAGGGTGGGCTCCAGGTAGTTCCCCAAAGAGAGGTCCTCCCCGCGGAAGGAGGAGGTGGCCCTTCTCCCCCCCGCGAGGAGCCTGGCCCCCTCCTCGAGGCCCGAGCGCACGTAACCCAAGACCCTCTCCAGGTGCTCGGGGTGGATCAGGGGCCCCACCTCGGTCTCAGGGTCCAGGGGATGGCCTACCCGGATGGCCTGGGCCCTTGCCGCCACCCTTTCCACGAAGTTCTCAAAGATGCCCTCCTCCACGAGGAGGCGGGAGCTGGCCGTGCACCGTTCCCCATTGAAGGAGTAGATCTGGAACACAACCGCATCCAAAGCCCGCTCCAGATCAGCATCGGCAAAGACCAAGGCCGGGCTCTTCCCGCCAAGCTCCAAAGAAAGCCGTTTCAGGTGCTTAGCGGCGTTTTGCATCACCACCTTCCCGGTCTCCGTCTCCCCGGTGAGGGTGATGAGGGGAACCAGGGGATGGGCCACCAGGGCAGCCCCCGCCTCCTCGCCAAACCCCTGCACCAGGTTGAAGACCCCAGGGGGAAGGTCCGCCTCCTGCACGATCTCCGCCAGTTTGCTGGCGGTTAAGGGGCTCCACTCCGCAGGCTTCAGGACCACCGTGTCCCCGAAGGCCAAGGCGGGGGCGATCCGCCAGGTGGAAAGCATAAGGGGAGCATTCCAAGGGGTGATGATCCCCACCGGCCCCGCCGGGACCCGCAGGCTGTAATAGAGCCAGTCGTGGTCTACGGGAAAGGTGCGGTCTTCCATGGCGTGCTCCGCATACTCGGCGTAAAAGGCAAAGTTCTCCGCGGAGCGGGCCACCTGGGCCTTCACGATGCGCAAGGCCTGCCCGGCGTCTAGGGCTTCCACCACGGCGAGCTCGTCGGCGTGCTTCTCCAGAAGTTCCGCGATCCTCAGGAGGTAGCGCTTCCGCTCCCGGGCTGGGGTGCGGCTCCATTTCGGGAAGGCCTCGTGGGCCGCCCTGGCCGCCCGGTCCACCTCCCTTTCCCCACCCCGGGCCGCCCGGGAGAGGACTTGGTTGTTGGAGGGGTCTAGGGTGGGGAAGGTCTCGCCGCTTTCCGAAGGAACGAACTTCCCGCCGATGAAATGGAGAGCGGTATAGCCCTTTAGGGCCTCCCTGATCGCCTCAATCCGCTCCCAAGGGATACCCGCCACCTGGTCCTGGTACCTCATGCCTCCTCCTCAATGGGGTTTTCCAGGGCCCCGAGGCCCTCGATCTCCAGCCGCATCACATCCCCTGGCCCCACCCGGCTTATGCCCTTGGGGGTGCCGGTGAGGATGACGTCGTAGGGTTCCAAGGTCATGAACTCCGAGATGTACTCCAAAAGCTCGGCCACGGAGTAGAGCATCCTCGAGGTGTGCCCCTCCTGGCGAAGCTCCCCGTTCACATAGGCCCTTAAGGTGAGGTTCTGAGGGTCCTCCACCCCCCCCACCACCAGAAAGGGTCCAAGAGGGCCAAAGGTGTCCCGCCCCTTGGCCCGGATGGGAGGCCGGAAGGTGTTGGAAACATAGTCCCGCACCACCAGGTCGTTGGCGATGGTATAGCCCAGGACGTAGTCCAGGGCATCCTTAACCTTTACCTTGCGCATGGGCCGGCCCACCACCACCGCCAGTTCCACCTCGTAGTGCATGAACTCTACCCCCTTGGGGTAGCGCACCACCCCCTTGTGGGGGAGGAGGCTGCTATTGGGCTTCCAAAAAAGGGCCGGTTCCTCGGGGCGGGATAGGCCCAGCTCCTCCGCATGGTCGGCGTAGTTCAGGGCCACCCCGATCACCTTGCCGGGGGTAAAGGGAAGGAGCCAGGTGACCCCCTCGGGGTCGTGGGCCTCCCCTGCCTCGTCCAGGAGGAGGCCATCCCGATAGACCCCCTGGTGGACCCGGCCCTTGCTGATAAAGCGGCAAAGCTTCATGCCCCCTCCAAAAGCCCGTAGCGCTGGGCCATGGCCCTTAGCCTGGCCTCCACCTCGGGGGTGGTGGGGCCCAAGGGGAGGCGCCACTCCTTCTCCAAGAGGCCCATCCAGGAAAGCACCGTCTTTAGAGGAATGGGGTTGGTATCCCAGAAAATGGCCTCGTTGGCCTCGAGGAGGTGGTAGTGGAGCTCCCTCGCCCCCTGGTAATCCCCCTTGAGGGCCAGTTCCGTGAGCCGCGCCACCTCCTGGGGCAGCCAGTTGGCGGTGGCGGCGATGGTCCCCACCGCCCCCAGGCTCATCATGGGCAGGGTGAGGCTTTCCAGGCCGCAAAAAACGAGAAAGTCCCGGCCCGCCTCCTGGAAGAGCTGGGATAGGTACTCCAGGTCCTTGGAGGAGTGCTTGAGCCCCACGATGTGGGGAAACTCCCGCCTCAGGCGGGCCACGGTCTTGGGGGCGATCTCCACCCCGGTTCGGCCCGGGATGTTGTAGAGGATTAAGGGGAAGTCAGGCACCGCCCTCGCCACCTCGGCGAAGTAGCGGTATAGCCCCTCCTGGTTGGGCTTCAGGTAGTAGGGGACGATGACCATGGCCCCCTGGGCCCCGGCCTCCTGGGCGAAGCGGGTGAGTTCCAGGGTTTCCTCCAGCCTGAGGGCCCCGGTCCCCGGGATGACGGGAACCCGGCCCGCCACCTGGTCCAGGGCCACCTCTATGACCCGCTTCCTCTCCTCCAAGGTTAAGGTTCCGGGCTCCCCGGTGGTCCCCCCCACGCTGAGGCCGTGGGAACCCCCTTGGATAACCCTCTCCACGAGGCGGCGCAAGGCTTCCTCGTCCAGGCGGCCCTTACGGAAGGGCGTGGGCAAAGGGGGAATGGAACCTTGAAACATGGCCCTCCTTTCCCCTTTAGGATGCGGGGCCGAGGGGGTGGGGCCAACTGGGGGAAAAACCAATTATGGGCTTGGATTTGTACAGAGGCCCAAAGGCCACCCTCTTTCCCGGGTGGCCTGGGGGGTCTATTGTGGGAATAGACAATGGCAACCCTTGAATCTGGCAAAACCTCCATTGCTTTCCAAGCCCTGGTTCAAGACCTGGGCCTCGAGGTCCTGGTCCCCGCAGAGCGGCCGGTGCTCTACCTCCTGGAGGAACCCCGCCCCCTTTTACCCCTGGAGGGAGCCCTGGTCCTCTTCCGCCCCGAAGGGAACCTCTGGCGCTACCGCACCGCCTCGGGCTTCCTCATCCCTTCCCCGGATCCTGAGCTTCTGGACTATGCCCGCCGGGAGGGGCTTGGGGTTGCGGCCCATCCCCCATGGCTTCGCCGGGAGGAGTTGGCCAAGGCCCTGGCCTTGCGCCTCTTCCATCTGGGCGGGGGGATGGGCCTGGTGGGGGTTTTGGACCTATTGGTGAAGCTTCCGGAACGCCCTTTCCTAGAGATCCTTTACCAAGCCACCAACCTCCCCTTGGCCCGGGTAGCCCCTTGGGGAGAGGTGCTGGGATTCGCCGGTCCCGTGCCCCCCCAACACCCCAGGGAGCCGGGGGAAGGCCGAGGGTGGGTGGCCTTGGAAGCGGGGGAGGGGGTGCTGGTGGCCTATGGGGAGACGGAGGCTTTGCGACAAGCCCGCGGCCTTCTAGAGGTGGCTGCCCGGATCCTTCGGGTAAGGGGACTGGAGCGCTCCTTAGACAGAATGCGGGAAGAGTCCCTGGGCGGGGCTTTGCTGGAGGGGTTAATCCTGGGGGAGGCGGAGCCGGAGAGGCTTTTTGCCTTCGGCTTCACGGAAGGGGTGGAGTGGGTGCTGGCCTTGGTGGAGCCCCCCGGGGTTCCCGGGCGCCACCGTTTGGCGGAAGAGAGAAGGCGCGA
This genomic window from Thermus albus contains:
- a CDS encoding branched-chain amino acid ABC transporter permease; this encodes MDVTILSFLLLDGLQNGVVYGLLALSLVLVFAVTRVILVPIGELLMFAPLSLVWLLEGELPGTLWLALALGGAWALMARGRGALLPLLGGVGLFLLFLVAQGRPFLAHGAVVLLVVYLGVATYRVFFQPMRGATVLSLLIMAVGLHVAYQGLGLVFFGPEQFRPAPLLSGEVMVGLSWQGVLVLLFAALSLAGLYLFFRLSLFGKALLAAAENHLGARLLGIRPEEAGMVAFAIASMLAALSGLLLAPLINAAYFMGFMLGLKGFVAAILGGLASYPVAFLGALLVGLFESFTSFYASAYKEALVFLLLVPALFYQSLRARTVEE
- a CDS encoding ABC transporter substrate-binding protein, with amino-acid sequence MKRWLAALLVLALSAMAQEVLKVGVVVSATGPAASLGIPERNTFLMLQEMLDRTGGVAGRKVQFIILDDASDTTQAVRNTRRLVEEGVVAVIGTTTTPASLGMIPVVAEAKVPMISLAASKDIIHPVDAQRFWVFKTPQTEELMARAIVADMVARGVKTVGYIGFNDAYGEGWARFFEAEAKAKGLQVVASERYARTDTSVTGQALRLVARRPDAVLIGASGTPAVLPQRTLKERGYAGLIYQTHGVANPDFLRVGGRDVEGTLLPAGPILVAEQLPGTFPSKRVALDYIQRYEAKYGIGSYSTFGAHAWDAWLILKPALERALKRVDPAKDLASFRAALRDEIEATRNLVANHGVFTFSKEDHLGLRFEDAAVMVRIEGGRWKLERTFR
- the hpaD gene encoding 3,4-dihydroxyphenylacetate 2,3-dioxygenase; translated protein: MAIVRVGFIELWVKDLERSLEFYQGLLGFRLEHREERSAYLRGYEEREWSLKLTQGAFPAVRSLGFKVDEEGVDQALAWAEREGLPHRLETDWGRPRMLRVQDPFGYPLVFYHGAEKLPRILQEYHLYRGPGILRIDHLNLFSPEVERATRYYQEAMGFRLTEYTEDEEGRLWASWLHRKGNVHDVAFTNGEGPRLHHFAYWLPDPMAILRAADILAGARRTDQIERGPGRHGISNAMFLYLKDPDGHRIELYTSDYLTVDPDLPPVRWSLNDPRRQTLWGHKTPRSWFLEGSALLDLEDRPLPTRPSPLAGIPEHVT
- the hpaC gene encoding 4-hydroxyphenylacetate 3-monooxygenase reductase subunit is translated as MRGEDLREAFKEALSRFAAGVTVVSARLGEEERGMTATAFMSLSLEPPLVALGIHEKARLLPILEASRAFTVSFLREGQGAVSQHFAGRPQEGVGLVEGRVEGALAVLRCRLEAVYPGGDHRLVVGLVEAIELGEPGLPLVYFGRGYRRLVWPS
- the hpaB gene encoding 4-hydroxyphenylacetate 3-monooxygenase, oxygenase component produces the protein MARTGAEYLEALKERPPNLWYKGEKVEDPTTHPVFRGIVRTMAALYDLQHDPRYREALTYEEQGRRHGMSFLIPKTKEDLKRRGQAYKLWADQNLGMMGRSPDYLNAVVMAYAASAEYFGEFAENVRNYYRHLRDQDLATTHALTNPQVNRAKPPSAQPDPYIPVGVVRQTEKGIVVRGARMTATFPLADEVLIFPSTLLKEGPGSEKYAIAFALPTSTPGLHFLCREALVGGDSPFDYPLSSRLEEMDCLVIFDDVLVPWERVFILGNVELCNNAYAATGALNHMAHQVVALKTAKTEAFLGVAALMAEGIGADAYGHVQEKIAEIIVYLEAMRAFWTRAEEEAKENAFGLLVPDRGALDGARNLYPRLYPRLREILEQIGASGLITLPSEKDFQGPLAPLLEKYLQGASLEAKERVALFRLAWDMTLSGFGARQELYERFFFGDPVRMYQTLYNVYDKEPYKERIRTYLKGALSVFAEVGA
- the hpaE gene encoding 5-carboxymethyl-2-hydroxymuconate semialdehyde dehydrogenase encodes the protein MRYQDQVAGIPWERIEAIREALKGYTALHFIGGKFVPSESGETFPTLDPSNNQVLSRAARGGEREVDRAARAAHEAFPKWSRTPARERKRYLLRIAELLEKHADELAVVEALDAGQALRIVKAQVARSAENFAFYAEYAEHAMEDRTFPVDHDWLYYSLRVPAGPVGIITPWNAPLMLSTWRIAPALAFGDTVVLKPAEWSPLTASKLAEIVQEADLPPGVFNLVQGFGEEAGAALVAHPLVPLITLTGETETGKVVMQNAAKHLKRLSLELGGKSPALVFADADLERALDAVVFQIYSFNGERCTASSRLLVEEGIFENFVERVAARAQAIRVGHPLDPETEVGPLIHPEHLERVLGYVRSGLEEGARLLAGGRRATSSFRGEDLSLGNYLEPTLFVGENHMKIAQEEIFGPVLVAIPFKDEEEALRKANDSRYGLAAYVFTRDLERAHRLALELQGGLVYLNSHNVRHLPTPFGGVKESGDRREGGLYALEFYTDLKAVGLPLKPPHVPQFGKR
- a CDS encoding fumarylacetoacetate hydrolase family protein — encoded protein: MKLCRFISKGRVHQGVYRDGLLLDEAGEAHDPEGVTWLLPFTPGKVIGVALNYADHAEELGLSRPEEPALFWKPNSSLLPHKGVVRYPKGVEFMHYEVELAVVVGRPMRKVKVKDALDYVLGYTIANDLVVRDYVSNTFRPPIRAKGRDTFGPLGPFLVVGGVEDPQNLTLRAYVNGELRQEGHTSRMLYSVAELLEYISEFMTLEPYDVILTGTPKGISRVGPGDVMRLEIEGLGALENPIEEEA
- the hpaI gene encoding 2,4-dihydroxyhept-2-ene-1,7-dioic acid aldolase, yielding MFQGSIPPLPTPFRKGRLDEEALRRLVERVIQGGSHGLSVGGTTGEPGTLTLEERKRVIEVALDQVAGRVPVIPGTGALRLEETLELTRFAQEAGAQGAMVIVPYYLKPNQEGLYRYFAEVARAVPDFPLILYNIPGRTGVEIAPKTVARLRREFPHIVGLKHSSKDLEYLSQLFQEAGRDFLVFCGLESLTLPMMSLGAVGTIAATANWLPQEVARLTELALKGDYQGARELHYHLLEANEAIFWDTNPIPLKTVLSWMGLLEKEWRLPLGPTTPEVEARLRAMAQRYGLLEGA
- a CDS encoding PucR family transcriptional regulator yields the protein MATLESGKTSIAFQALVQDLGLEVLVPAERPVLYLLEEPRPLLPLEGALVLFRPEGNLWRYRTASGFLIPSPDPELLDYARREGLGVAAHPPWLRREELAKALALRLFHLGGGMGLVGVLDLLVKLPERPFLEILYQATNLPLARVAPWGEVLGFAGPVPPQHPREPGEGRGWVALEAGEGVLVAYGETEALRQARGLLEVAARILRVRGLERSLDRMREESLGGALLEGLILGEAEPERLFAFGFTEGVEWVLALVEPPGVPGRHRLAEERRREATLELRRRAGTFLDRLGVPYLLTTRGNRLVAMWQVHNPKKEAESLLAALPAGSRLGYSAVHATGEEVQNAYREALIALKAARGGEALSFSSLDPVAFVLLQQSPEDLRALVERYLPLPPKLLRTLEVYMASGSVEEAARALHIHPNTLRYRLKRLEETLGPLSRPEILAQVHLALRARSLLAG